The Mycolicibacterium brumae DNA window TGCCGCCCTTGCCGCGCAGCAGCACCGATCGGGCCTCGGTGTCGATGTCGTCGACGTCCAGGCCGACGGCCTCAGAGATCCGGGCGCCGGTGGAGTACAGCAACTCCAGCAGGGCGCGGTTGCGCAGCTGCAGCGGTCCGTCGGCGGGCCCGTCGCCGCCGGCGCCGTCGAGCAGCGCCAACACTTCGTCGACGCTCAGGCTTTTCGGCAACCGCCGACTCGGTGTCGGCGGTTTGACCTCGCGGGCCACATCGAGGTCGGTGATGCCTTCGGCGGCGGCGAACTTGTGCAGGCCGCGCACCGCGACCAGGGTGCGGGCCGCCGACACCGCAGACAGCGGAGCGACGCCGGCCTCGGCGTCACCGCGACGCAGCGCCACCAGGAACTCGCTGACATCGGCCTCGGAGACGTCCTTCAGATCGTCAACGGCGCGGCCCCGCAGATGCTCGTGATAGCGGCGCAGATCCCGTCGATACGAGCTCAGGGTGTTGGCAGCCACACCCCGCTCGATCGCCAGGTGGTCCAAGTAGCCCTGCAGCTGGGTTTCCAGGGCGGACACCGCGGTGGTCATCGCGGCGTCTCGCGCAGTCGGTCAGCCAGCCGGTGCGGCCGGTCGGTCCAGGGGGCGTCGGGCTCGCGCGGGGTTGCCAATCCGGCCTTGACCGCCGCCGCGGCCAGGATGCCGCAGATCGCCAACGAATTGACGATCCGGCCGTCGAGCACCATCTGCACGGCCTCGGCCAGCGGGAAGCGGCCCACCTGCATGTCGGCTTCCTCGTGATGGCCCTCCGGGCGGCCGATCTCGGTCAGCCCGGTGGCCAGGAACACCCGCACGCTCTCGTCGGTGAACCCGGGCGTGGAGTCGGCGTCGACGAGCACCTGCCAGCACTCGGCCGTCAGGCCGGCTTCTTCCTCGAGTTCGCGCGCGGCGGTGCGAACCGGGGCCTCGCCGTCGATGTCGAGCAACCCGGCGGGCAACTCCCACAGCCGCCTGCCGAACGGGTGTCGGTACTGGTAGACCAGCGTCACCCGATCCTCGTCGTCGAGGGCGACCACGGCGACCGCGCCGAAATGCTCGATGACCTCCCGGCGGGCGCTGACGCCGCCGGGCATCGCCACCTCGTCGGCGCGCAGCGCGAAGATCTTGCCAACGTAAAGCGTTTCGCTGGAAAGGGTTTCGAACGAATGCTCAGCCACGGGGGTCGGGCTCGATGTCGAGTTCCTCCAGCGGAAGCCGCTCGGCCGCCTTGTAGTCGATGGCCGCCTGGATGAACGCGGCGAACAGGGGGTGCGGGCGCGTCGGTCGGCTCTTGAGCTCCGGGTGCGCCTGGGTGCCGACCAGGAACGGGTGCACGTCGAACGGGTACTCGACGAACTCCACCAGGTGCCCGTCCGGGGAGGTGCCGGAGAACACCAGACCGCTCTCGGCGATCTTGTCGCGGAAGGCGTTGTTCACCTCGTAGCGGTGCCGGTGCCGCTCGGAAACCTCGGTGGACCCGTACGCGCGGGCCACCACGGAACCCTCGTCCAGCACGGCGGGGTAGGCGCCCAGCCGCATGGTGCCGCCGAGATCGGCGTCGCCGGCGACGATCTCGCGCTGGTCGGCCATGGTGGAGATCACCGGGTCCGGGGTCTCCGGATCGAATTCCTCGGAGCTGGCCTGCGCCACCCCGGCGGTGCGGGCGGCTTCGATCACGATGCACTGCAGCCCCAGGCACAAGCCGAACAGCGGCACGCCGTGGGTGCGGGCGTAGCGCACCGCGCCGATCTTGCCTTCGATGCCGCGGATGCCGAACCCGCCCGGGATCAGCACGCCGTGCACGTCGCCGAGCGCGGCGGCGGCGCCGGCCGGGGTCTCGCAGTCATCGGAGGCGACCCAGCGCAGTTCCACCCGGGTGCGGTGTTTGAAGCCGCCGGCGCGCAGCGCCTCGGCCACCGACAGATAGGCGTCCGACAGGTCGATGTACTTGCCCACCAACGCAATTCGGACGGTCTCCTGCGGCTCGTGCACCCGCTGCAGCAGGTCGTCCCACTCGGTCCAGTCCACGTCGCGGAACGGCAGGTTCAGCCGCCGCACCACATAGGCGTCGAGTTCCTCGCGGTGCAGCACCTTGGGGATGTCGTAGATCGACGGCGCGTCCGGGGTGGAGATGACACCGTCGACGTCCACGTCGCACATCAACGCGATCTTGTTCTTCAGCGGCTCCGGCACGTCGCGATCGCAGCGCAGGATCAAAGCGTCGGGGGTGATGCCGATGCTGCGCAGCGCGGCCACCGAGTGCTGGGTGGGCTTGGTCTTGAGCTCGCCGGACGGCTTGAGGAACGGCACCAGCGACACGTGCAGGAAGAAGCAGTTGTCCCGGCCGACCTGGTGGCGCACCTGGCGGGCGGCCTCCAGGAACGGCAGCGATTCGATGTCGCCGACGGTGCCGCCGATCTCGGTGATGACCACGTCGGGACGGTTCCCGTCCGTGTCCGGCTCACCCATCAGCATGATGCGGCGGGTGATCTCGTCGGTGATGTGCGGGATCACCTGGACGGTGTCGCCGTTGTAGTCGCCGCGGCGTTCCTTGGCGATGACCGTGGAGTACACCTGGCCGGTGGTCACGTTCGCCGAACCGGACAGATCCCGGTCCAGGAAGCGCTCGTAGTGCCCGATGTCGAGGTCGGTTTCGGCGCCGTCCTCGGTGACGAACACCTCACCGTGCTGGAACGGGTTCATGGTGCCGGGATCGACGTTGAGGTACGGGTCGAGCTTCTGCATCGTCACCGCGAGCCCGCGCGCGGTCAGCAGCTGGCCGAGGCTGCTGGCGGTGAGGCCTTTGCCCAGCGAGGAAACCACGCCACCGCTGACAAAGATGTGCTTGGTGACGGTTTGCTGGTGCTTGCGAAACGATGGCAAGAACAACCTCCGTGGTCCTGGACGCAGGTCGACGCATCGACTTGCTGGGCCTGCCGACCCACGGGAGTTCACCCTAACACCGACCCGGCGAACCGGGCGCCAACGCGCCGGGCGGGGTTACTGCGGAACGGTCAGCGACGTCGCGCCGGGGCCGACGCCGTACTGACCGGTGCGGCTTTCGCCCTTGAGTTGCTGCAGCGCGAGCACGGCGGTGAGCCGGCCGGCCTCCGTGTCGATGTCGTCGACGGTGGTGACCGCGCGGGCCAGCGCCTCGTCGGCGCGCACCACCGCCACCGCGCCGGTCCCGCTGCCGGAGCCGTCGCGGCCGGCCAGCACCGTGCCCGAGCCGCGCGGGGCCATCGCCGCGGCGAACCGGGCCACCGTGGAGCCCTGGTTTCCGGCGTCGTCGCCCAGCGGGCCGCCGGTGACGATGACCGCGCTGTTGGCCGCTCCGAAGGTCTTGTCCGGGTAGGTCAGGAAGCCGGTGTCGCGCAGCGCGGTCAGCACCACCTCGCGCTGTTCCTCGGACACCGTCGGGGCGTCCGGATTGCGGTCGGTGAGCAGCGCGATGCCGAGCAGGTCGCCGGCGCGGGATCCCTGGTCGACGAAGTTGGTCTGCAGCTGGGCGCCCGCCGGCAGCACGACGGTGTCGACGACGGTGTTCAGTTTCTCCGCGGAGTTGGCGGCGACGAACTCCTCGGTCAGCGCGACCGTGGAAGTCACCGAACCGCCGGCCACGCCGATCACCCGGCGGATGGCCTCCATGTCGTCGTCGGAGGCGTCCGGGGTGCGGATCAAGACCACCGACGTGTCGCGCAGCGCGTCGCGCACGATCCGCGGCGCCATCTGGGTGTTGAAATCGTCGGCGGCGGTGAGCTTCTGGTTCAGCAGGTTCTTCTGGTCATTGAGCGAGTTGATCTGGCCGTGCAGGTCACGCTTCTCCGCGCGCATCGACGACAGCAGATTTTCCGAGAGCAGTCCGGAGCCGAGCATGACCCCGATGGCCAGCGCGAGGAACACCGCGGCCAGCGAAATGGCGTGTGAGCGAAGGGAAATCACGGCGGTTGGCTAGCTGACGAGGTGCTGGACCCACAGCGTGAAGCGGTTCCAGTGGTCGGCGATCCAGTCCAGCACGACGACGTCGGTGCGGGAGACCCACAGCGCGACGACGACGGCCACCAACATCGCCAGCACCAGCATGGCGACCGCGCCGCCGGAGATCCGGCTGCGGTACAGGGTGGCGACGGCCTTGGCGTCGACCAGCTTCTCCCCGACCTTGAGCCGGGTCAGGAAGGTCGAGGGGTTGCTGCGCTGGCGAGTGCGATCGAAGAACTCCTCGATGCTGGCGGTGTGGCCGGCGGTCACGATCAGCGAGGCGCCGTGGTGGTCGGCCAGCAGCAGCGCCAGGTCCGCCGCGGATCCGGCGGCCGGGAAGGTCATGGCGCCGACCCCGAGGTCCTGGATGCGCTCCAGGCCGGGGGCGTGCCCGTCGGCGTCGGCGGGCAGCACCACCTGGGCGCCGCATTTGAGCACCTCTGCGCTGATCCGCTCCGGGTCGCCGACGATCAGCTGCGGGCGGTAGCCGGCCTTGCGCAGCACGTCGGCGCCACCGCCGACGCCGATCAGCACCGGGTGGTACTCCTTGATGAACGGTTTGAGGGCGCGCAGGTCGTCGGCGGCGCCGGACTCCTCGGCCACCACCACGACGTGCCGGCGGTACAGGTCGACGTCGATGTCGGGGATGCCGATGCCGTCGATCAGCAGCGGGCTCTCGCTGCGGATGAACTCGATGGTGTTGCCGGCGAAGGCCTCCAGATGCTCGACGAGGCCGCTCTTGGCCTCGTGCATGCGGTCGGAGATCTCCTCGTCGTTGCGCTCCTGGCCGAGGATCAACCGACGGTCGCCGTGGTAGACCCCGCCGTTGTGCAGCCGCACCCGGCTGCCGTCCTTGACCTTCTTGAACACCTCGGCGCCAGTGTCGTCGATCAGGGTGATGCCGTTGGCGACCAGCACCTCGGGTCCGAGGTTCGGGTAGCGGCCGGAGATCGAGGACGAGGCGTTGACGACGCCGGAGACCCGGGCGTCGACCAGCGCGTCGGCGGTGACTCGGTCCAGGTCGAGGATGTCGAGCACCACGATGTCGCCGGGCTCCAGCCTGCGCAGCAACCGGTCGACGTCACGATCGACGCGGGCGGTGCCGGTGACGCCGGGGCGGGATCCTGCATTGCGGGACATCAGCGCAGACATCTTCATGACGCCCGATTGTGTCGCCTGAACACCGATTCGCCGGGAGGCGCGCCGCAACTTCAGCCACATAAGTCACAAACCGTCACATTAGTAACACGGTTTGTTGGGGGCTCAGCGTTCGCTCTGGGCTGCCTCCAGCAGCTCCCGGGCGTGCGCCCGGCCGGTGTCGGAATCGCTCAGCCCGGCCAGCATCCGGGCCAACTCGGCCACCCGTTCGTCGGCGTCGAGGGTGCGCACCTCACTGGCGCCACCACCGGCCGGCGTCACCACGAGATGGGTGTCGGCGTAGGCGGCGACCTGCGGCAGGTGCGTGACGACGATGACCTGATGGGTGCGGGCCAATCGGGCCAGCCGGCGGCCGATCTGCACCGCCGCGCGGCCGCCGACACCCGCGTCGACCTCGTCGAAAACCATCGTCGCGCCGGTGTCCGAGGCCGCCAGCACCACCTCCAGCGCCAGCATCACCCGGGACAGCTCACCGCCGGAGGCGCTGCGGGCCAGCGGCAGCACGCCGTTGGCGCGGTGCGCGGTGAACCCGAACTCCACCAGGTCCGCGCCGTCCGGCCCGGCGCTCACCGTGGATCCGTCCGGCAGCGTCAGCGGAGCCGGGTCATCGACCGGCGCCGGCAGCGCCGAGACCGTGACGGTGAACTCGGCGTCGGCCATCGCCAGCCCGGCCAGTTCCGCGGTGACCGCCCTGGCCAGATCGGAGGCGGCCTTGGTGCGGGCCGCGGTCAGCTTCGCCGCCGCCGCGGCGACCTTCGCGCCGAGCTCGGCGACCTGCTGGGCCAGCGCGGAGAGCGCCTCCTCGGAAACGTCGAGGTGGCTCAGCCGCGCCCGGGCGTCGGCGGCCCAGGCCAGCACCCCGTCGATATCGGCGGCGTACTTGCGGGTCAACGCGCGTAGTTCGGCCTGGCGCGCCAGCTTCGTCTCCAGTGCCGACGCGTCGGTGGGCAGCCCGGACAGGTAATCGCCGACCTCGCGGGCCACCTCGCCGACCACGGCGAGGGCCCCGTCGAGCTGGCCGGCCAGCCCGGAGAGCACCCGGTCGTCGCTGCCCGCCAGCGCGGCGCGGGCCGCGGCGATCGCCGAGGCGGCGCCGCCGGGGCTGGGGTCATCCGGGTCGCCGGACAGCGCGGCGCGGGCGACGGCCGCCGCGTCCCGCAGCGCGTCGAGTTCGGAGAGCCGGCGGATGTCGGCGACCAGGGCGTCGTCCTCGGCCGGCTCGGGGTCCGCGGCGTCGATCTCGGTCAGCGCGAACTTCAACCGGTCGGCTTCCTGGGCCAGTTCCCGGGCTCGTTCGGTGCGCTCCAGCAGGTCCTTGCGCGCGGCCCGCCAGGTGGCGCGCGCGCTGCGGTAGCGCTCCAGCAGCGCAGCGACGTCGGCGTAGCGGTCCAGCGCGGCGCGCTGCTCGTCGGCGCGCATCAACCGCAACTGATCGTTCTGCCCGTGCAGGGTCAACAACTCGGTGGTGAACGCGCCGAGCGTCCGGGCCGGCACGCTGCGCCCGCCGAGGGTGGCCCGCGACGGCCCGTCTCGGTTCACCGACCGCATGGCGATGACGCTGCCGTCGTCGTCGCGGTCCGCGCCGGCGCCCTCCAGCAGCTCCTCGACCCGGGCCGCCAAGGCGGGGTCCGCGTCGTCGGTGCTGAACCGGCCCTCGACGACGGCGCGGTTGGCGCCGGAGCGGATCCGGTCGGCGTCCGCGCGCGCGCCGCCGAGCAGATGCAACCCGGTCACCACCATGGTCTTGCCGGCGCCGGTCTCGCCGGTCAGCACGGTCAGGCCGCGATCGAAAGCGGCCTCGGCGGCTTTGATGGCGCCCAGGGAAGAAATGCGAATCTCGACCAGCACGGGTTACTGGCCCCGCCACCCGGACACCGGCAGCTGAAACTTGTGCACCAGCCGGTCGGTGAACGGAGCGCTGTCCAGGCGCACCCACTGCATCGAGATGGCGCTGCGGCGGATCTCGAGGCGCCCGCCGGCCGGCACCACCATGTCCCGGCGACCGTCGCAGAACACCAGCGCGTCGTGCCCGCTCGCCTCGATCTCGATGGCGACGGTGGCGCGGGGACTGGTCACCATCGGCCGGCCGAACAGCGCGTGGGCGTTGTTGGGCACCACCAGGATCGCCTCCAGGTCGGGCCACAGCACCGGGCCACCGGCCGAGAACGCGTACGCCGTCGATCCGGTCGGGGTGGACACCAGCACACCGTCGCAGCCGAACGTCGACACCGGGCGGCCGTCGATCTCCAGCACCACGCCGAGCACCCCGAGTCGCGGGGTCTTCTCCAGGCTGGCCTCGTTGAGGGCCCAGCCGCGGTCGATGACCTCGCCGTCGCGCCGGATGGCGATGTCCAGCGTCATCCGGGGCTCGACGTGGTAGTCGCGGCGGACGATCCGGTTCAGCACCTCATCGATGGCGTCGGCCTCGGCTTCGGCCAGGAATCCGATCCGGCCCAGGTTGACCCCGAGCACCGGGATGCCCGCGTTACGGGCCAGTTCGGCGCCGCGCAGGAAGGTGCCGTCGCCGCCGAGCACCAGCACCAGCTCCGCGCCGACTGCGGCCGCCTCGTCGGGGTCGACGACGTCGATCTCCACCCCGAGGGCGCGCATGTCGTCGGGCGCCAGGTGCACCGTGCCCCGGTCGACCGCCTCGGCCGAGAGCACCCGCAGTCCGATACCGTGCTCGCCGAGGGTCTTCTCCACCTTGCGGCCCACCTCGGTCGCCGCTTCGCGGCCGGTGTGCACGACGAGCAGGACATAGCGTTCGGCGTTCATCTGTTCTCTCCGGGAGTTCACTGGGGTCCCTCGGCGACGGCGCGGGCGATGGCGGACTCCAGGTCCGCACCGGCCAGCGGCGCCGGGGACTTCTCGTCGTCGGCGTGGGTGCGGCGTAGCCACAGGAAGTATTCGACATTGCCCGACGGGCCGGGCAGCGGGGATGCGGTGACGCCGACGGCCTGCCAGCCCAACTCGGCGGATTTCGCAGCCACCGACAGCACCGCGGAGGCCCGAAGCTGCGGGTCGGAGACCACCCCGCCGGGTCCCACCTGGCCCTTGCCGACCTCGAATTGCGGTTTGACCATCGGCACGATGTCGGCGTTGTCGTCGGCGCAGCCGGTCAACGCCGGCAACACCGTGGCCAGCGAGATGAAGGACAGGTCGGCGACCACAAGGTCGACGGCTCCGCCGATGGATTCCGGGGTGATCTCGCGGACGTTGGTGCGCTCGAAGACGGCGACGCGTTCATCGGAGCGCACCGGCCAGGCCAGCTGCCCGTAGCCGACGTCGACGGCCGCGATGTGCGCGGCGCCGCGGTCCAGCAGCACCTCGCTGAATCCGCCGGTGGACGCTCCGGCGTCCAGGCAGCGCCGGCCGTCGACGGCGATGCCGAAGGTGTCCAGCGCGCCGATCAGCTTGTGGGCGCCGCGCGACACCCAGCTGCGTTCGCCGGGGTCGACGGTCAGCGCGGCGGTGACCGGGATGGCAGTGGCGGGTTTGGCGGCGGGCATCCCGTCGATGCGGACCCGCCCGGCGCCGATCAACTCGGCGGCCTGCTGGCGGGATCGGGCCAGGCCCCGACGCACCAGCTCGGCGTCGACGCGGGCGCGCCGGGTCACGGCGATCAGCCTTTCTCGACCGATTCCAGGGCAGCGACCAACATCTCGTGGGCCTGTTCCAGGCGTCGGGCCAGTTCTTCGACGTCGGTGTCGGCCAGCAGCTCGGCGTCCAGGTCGGGCAGGTCGGCGAGCAGCTCGGCCACCCGCGCGCGGATCTCGTCCGGATCAGTACTCATAGCGGGTCCAACGGTAGTCGATGGCCTTGCGGTGACCGGCGTCGCCGTGTGCCCCGGCAGTCCCTCCGCGTTCGATCAGTCGTCGAACGAACGCAGCACCAAGGTGTCCGAGCCGTCCTGCAGGTAGGCCGCCGAGCGCCAGTCGGTGTTGCTCAGCGCCTCATTCAGCGCGGCGCCGGTGAGAAAAGGCCCGCTGGGCGCATACGCGGCCAGCCGGTCATCGAGGTCTGGGGTCTCGCCGACGGCCGCGGGCGCGTACTTTCGCCGCAGCGCGTCGGCGGTGCTCGGCTGCAGGTCGATGATCGCCTCGACGATGTAGGCCGACGGCCCAGGCACACTCACCCGGGTGTCGGTCGCCACGCCGAGCGCGCCGCCGATCCAGGTGGCCGAGATCGGGTCCCCGATCTCGGGGAAACGGCTGGCCAGGGGCTCCAGGTCGTGCCGGATCCGGTCAGTTTGCGCGGGGGTCCGCTCACCGGTGCGCGCGGGGGGATCTCCGGTCCCGCAGCCGGCGAGGGCAACCGACGCCGCCACCGCGGCGCCGATCCAGCGAAGCGGGAGTTGTCGGGTCACCGCGTCCTTCCCGGGTTACAGCGACCAGCGTCGCAGTGCGTTCGCCGCGGTTTCATCCCCGGCGACGAGCCGCGTGCCCCGGCCGTCGTCGGCTGCTTCCCACAGCGCGGCGACGGCCACCCGGACCGCGCCCAGGCCGTCGTCATCGGGTTCGCCGGCGCAACGCAGGGTGATCTCGTCGGCATTGTGCTCGGCACGCCAGGACGGC harbors:
- the xerD gene encoding site-specific tyrosine recombinase XerD — encoded protein: MTTAVSALETQLQGYLDHLAIERGVAANTLSSYRRDLRRYHEHLRGRAVDDLKDVSEADVSEFLVALRRGDAEAGVAPLSAVSAARTLVAVRGLHKFAAAEGITDLDVAREVKPPTPSRRLPKSLSVDEVLALLDGAGGDGPADGPLQLRNRALLELLYSTGARISEAVGLDVDDIDTEARSVLLRGKGGKHRLVPVGRPAITALSNYLVRGRPELASRGRGTPAIFLNARGGRLSRQSAWQVLQDAAANAEMTAAVSPHTLRHSFATHLLEGGADVRVVQELLGHASVTTTQIYTMVTVHALREVWAGAHPRAH
- a CDS encoding NUDIX domain-containing protein — protein: MAEHSFETLSSETLYVGKIFALRADEVAMPGGVSARREVIEHFGAVAVVALDDEDRVTLVYQYRHPFGRRLWELPAGLLDIDGEAPVRTAARELEEEAGLTAECWQVLVDADSTPGFTDESVRVFLATGLTEIGRPEGHHEEADMQVGRFPLAEAVQMVLDGRIVNSLAICGILAAAAVKAGLATPREPDAPWTDRPHRLADRLRETPR
- a CDS encoding copper transporter: MISLRSHAISLAAVFLALAIGVMLGSGLLSENLLSSMRAEKRDLHGQINSLNDQKNLLNQKLTAADDFNTQMAPRIVRDALRDTSVVLIRTPDASDDDMEAIRRVIGVAGGSVTSTVALTEEFVAANSAEKLNTVVDTVVLPAGAQLQTNFVDQGSRAGDLLGIALLTDRNPDAPTVSEEQREVVLTALRDTGFLTYPDKTFGAANSAVIVTGGPLGDDAGNQGSTVARFAAAMAPRGSGTVLAGRDGSGSGTGAVAVVRADEALARAVTTVDDIDTEAGRLTAVLALQQLKGESRTGQYGVGPGATSLTVPQ
- the steA gene encoding putative cytokinetic ring protein SteA, encoding MKMSALMSRNAGSRPGVTGTARVDRDVDRLLRRLEPGDIVVLDILDLDRVTADALVDARVSGVVNASSSISGRYPNLGPEVLVANGITLIDDTGAEVFKKVKDGSRVRLHNGGVYHGDRRLILGQERNDEEISDRMHEAKSGLVEHLEAFAGNTIEFIRSESPLLIDGIGIPDIDVDLYRRHVVVVAEESGAADDLRALKPFIKEYHPVLIGVGGGADVLRKAGYRPQLIVGDPERISAEVLKCGAQVVLPADADGHAPGLERIQDLGVGAMTFPAAGSAADLALLLADHHGASLIVTAGHTASIEEFFDRTRQRSNPSTFLTRLKVGEKLVDAKAVATLYRSRISGGAVAMLVLAMLVAVVVALWVSRTDVVVLDWIADHWNRFTLWVQHLVS
- the recN gene encoding DNA repair protein RecN, which produces MLVEIRISSLGAIKAAEAAFDRGLTVLTGETGAGKTMVVTGLHLLGGARADADRIRSGANRAVVEGRFSTDDADPALAARVEELLEGAGADRDDDGSVIAMRSVNRDGPSRATLGGRSVPARTLGAFTTELLTLHGQNDQLRLMRADEQRAALDRYADVAALLERYRSARATWRAARKDLLERTERARELAQEADRLKFALTEIDAADPEPAEDDALVADIRRLSELDALRDAAAVARAALSGDPDDPSPGGAASAIAAARAALAGSDDRVLSGLAGQLDGALAVVGEVAREVGDYLSGLPTDASALETKLARQAELRALTRKYAADIDGVLAWAADARARLSHLDVSEEALSALAQQVAELGAKVAAAAAKLTAARTKAASDLARAVTAELAGLAMADAEFTVTVSALPAPVDDPAPLTLPDGSTVSAGPDGADLVEFGFTAHRANGVLPLARSASGGELSRVMLALEVVLAASDTGATMVFDEVDAGVGGRAAVQIGRRLARLARTHQVIVVTHLPQVAAYADTHLVVTPAGGGASEVRTLDADERVAELARMLAGLSDSDTGRAHARELLEAAQSER
- a CDS encoding NAD kinase, yielding MNAERYVLLVVHTGREAATEVGRKVEKTLGEHGIGLRVLSAEAVDRGTVHLAPDDMRALGVEIDVVDPDEAAAVGAELVLVLGGDGTFLRGAELARNAGIPVLGVNLGRIGFLAEAEADAIDEVLNRIVRRDYHVEPRMTLDIAIRRDGEVIDRGWALNEASLEKTPRLGVLGVVLEIDGRPVSTFGCDGVLVSTPTGSTAYAFSAGGPVLWPDLEAILVVPNNAHALFGRPMVTSPRATVAIEIEASGHDALVFCDGRRDMVVPAGGRLEIRRSAISMQWVRLDSAPFTDRLVHKFQLPVSGWRGQ
- a CDS encoding TlyA family RNA methyltransferase yields the protein MTRRARVDAELVRRGLARSRQQAAELIGAGRVRIDGMPAAKPATAIPVTAALTVDPGERSWVSRGAHKLIGALDTFGIAVDGRRCLDAGASTGGFSEVLLDRGAAHIAAVDVGYGQLAWPVRSDERVAVFERTNVREITPESIGGAVDLVVADLSFISLATVLPALTGCADDNADIVPMVKPQFEVGKGQVGPGGVVSDPQLRASAVLSVAAKSAELGWQAVGVTASPLPGPSGNVEYFLWLRRTHADDEKSPAPLAGADLESAIARAVAEGPQ